The following proteins are co-located in the Maridesulfovibrio ferrireducens genome:
- the trbB gene encoding P-type conjugative transfer ATPase TrbB gives MEDRLVNNLIFNMGPIIISALKDKNVAEIMVNSDGKLWIERFGEDMYVAGKIDPDQTARIVSLVASALDSTVTKEEPIVEGELPKAAPLNACRFEGVFPPVVDAAAFTIRKKASQVFPLEDYVEGGIMTHEVLQSIHTAISDKKNIVVFGGTSSGKTTLVNGIIKAIAEISPNDRLIIIEDTAELQSRSPNTLFLRATDHTPIQSLVQASMRLRPDRILIGEVRAAKATIELLKSWNTGHPGGVSTLHANSAADGLQRIEDLIAEKSNFPMPRLVGAAVDFVIYIHKSRTVEAGRRVSEVAKVHGYDSQKQEYKLEYIHNENKY, from the coding sequence ATGGAAGACCGGCTTGTAAACAACCTTATTTTCAACATGGGCCCTATCATCATTTCAGCTCTGAAAGATAAAAATGTGGCAGAAATAATGGTTAATTCCGATGGCAAGCTTTGGATCGAACGATTTGGAGAAGACATGTACGTCGCGGGAAAAATAGATCCGGATCAGACAGCCAGAATAGTTTCCCTAGTTGCAAGTGCGCTGGATTCTACTGTGACAAAAGAAGAACCGATTGTTGAAGGTGAACTACCAAAAGCTGCTCCACTTAACGCATGTAGATTTGAGGGAGTTTTCCCGCCAGTTGTGGACGCAGCCGCTTTTACTATTAGAAAAAAAGCCAGTCAGGTCTTTCCGCTTGAGGACTATGTTGAAGGTGGAATCATGACTCATGAGGTATTGCAATCAATACATACAGCGATATCCGACAAAAAAAACATCGTAGTCTTCGGTGGAACCAGTTCTGGAAAAACGACTCTCGTAAATGGCATTATCAAAGCTATTGCAGAAATCTCCCCCAATGACCGGCTTATCATTATTGAAGACACCGCCGAGTTGCAAAGCAGATCTCCCAACACTCTTTTTCTTAGAGCAACAGATCATACCCCCATTCAATCTTTAGTTCAGGCAAGCATGAGACTGCGACCGGACAGAATACTGATTGGAGAGGTCAGAGCGGCTAAAGCCACTATCGAATTACTTAAAAGCTGGAACACCGGACACCCGGGAGGAGTTTCAACTCTTCATGCCAATTCTGCCGCAGACGGGTTGCAGAGAATTGAAGATTTGATTGCTGAAAAAAGTAATTTTCCTATGCCGCGTCTGGTCGGAGCGGCTGTTGATTTCGTTATTTATATCCACAAATCAAGAACTGTCGAAGCAGGCCGGAGAGTTTCAGAAGTAGCAAAAGTTCACGGCTATGACTCCCAAAAACAAGAATACAAACTGGAGTACATCCACAATGAAAATAAGTACTAA
- the trbD gene encoding conjugal transfer protein TrbD encodes MSSQDPTPEKRIIPINRSLHKHALLMGAERDLVMYAALVSFVLAIGGKTLLSAGVAVVFWIGSVFLLQIMGRSDPQKSKVWRRQNALQTEYPAKSTPWRR; translated from the coding sequence GTGAGTTCACAAGATCCCACACCCGAAAAAAGAATCATACCTATTAACCGCTCACTTCATAAACACGCGTTGTTAATGGGAGCCGAACGGGATCTCGTCATGTATGCGGCGCTGGTCAGTTTTGTACTGGCTATTGGCGGAAAAACTCTTCTATCTGCTGGGGTTGCTGTTGTCTTTTGGATTGGCAGCGTTTTTCTGCTCCAGATTATGGGAAGATCGGATCCTCAAAAATCCAAAGTTTGGCGTCGTCAAAACGCTCTTCAAACTGAATACCCGGCTAAATCAACCCCATGGAGGCGGTAA
- a CDS encoding conjugal transfer protein TrbE (type IV secretion system ATPase VirB4 family) — MLKLKDYRHKQKGLSDLLPYAAMVDDGIILCKSGAFLTSWIFRSQDTASSTPDELALVSAKVNLALKQLGSGWLCNVDAIRIPSTSYPASGSSFFPDKVTKAIENERRTAFESGFFYTTETYLTVTYTPQLKAEKIKRYAGNSGTSGNLLEKYLNDFKKNIIQLEDSLSLCLLMERLTNYTYEDEFGQKKTISPLLSFLHSCITGDNQKILLPATPMYLDAVIGCKELIAGDRPSIGNKHIRILAIDGLPYESWPSMLSCLEGLPLEYRFSSRFICMDQYEALKELEQYRKTWQQQVIKFFDHVLNKVNPSPNEYAKSMMEDAKEAITILQSGDVSAGFYTACIVLLGENLEELEEYIRLLGQLVKSENFSCRTETTNAMEAWLGTHPGNGVANIRRPIINSLNLADMLPLATIWPGREFNPSPMFPPSSPALMHCATEGSTPFRLNLHTGDLGHTLIFGPTGSGKSTLLGILEAQFRRYKSSTIFAFDKGMSMYPLCAATGGAHYEIAGEDSALSFAPLSYIDSDAEQSWAEEWIETLVRLQGFTVLPAHRNAIHQAANLLRKNPVDMRSLTDFYHLLQNEQLREALKHYTEAGAMGYLLDAKTDNLDMDNFMVFETEELMNLGDKNLIPVLLYLFHRIQKALKGQPAMLVLDEAWIMLGHDVFREQIREWLKVLRKANCAVVLATQSLSDASRSGILDVLVESCPTKIFLANESAAQEVQRKLYQNLGLNSTQIQIIASAIPKQDYYIVSPEGRRLIDLALGPVALSFVGSSDKVSISRIKELVKKYGDNWPEKWLEERQGDFR, encoded by the coding sequence ATGCTCAAATTAAAAGACTACCGTCATAAGCAAAAAGGATTATCTGATTTACTACCATACGCAGCCATGGTGGATGATGGCATAATTCTATGTAAGAGCGGTGCATTCCTGACAAGTTGGATATTCAGATCACAAGACACAGCTTCCAGCACACCTGATGAATTAGCTCTTGTAAGTGCAAAAGTTAATCTGGCTCTTAAACAGTTAGGGTCTGGTTGGCTATGTAATGTAGACGCAATTAGAATTCCTTCCACAAGCTATCCTGCTTCAGGTTCAAGTTTCTTTCCTGACAAAGTCACTAAAGCAATAGAAAATGAACGCAGAACTGCATTTGAATCTGGTTTTTTTTACACAACGGAAACATATCTGACTGTCACCTATACGCCACAGCTCAAGGCAGAAAAAATAAAAAGATATGCAGGAAACTCCGGGACATCAGGTAACCTGCTTGAAAAATACCTGAATGATTTTAAAAAAAATATCATCCAACTTGAGGATTCTCTTTCTCTATGCCTCCTGATGGAGCGATTAACAAATTATACTTATGAAGATGAATTCGGACAGAAGAAAACAATATCTCCATTACTGAGTTTTCTTCACTCCTGCATTACCGGCGACAATCAGAAAATACTTTTACCTGCAACCCCAATGTATCTGGATGCTGTTATAGGCTGCAAAGAATTAATTGCCGGCGATCGCCCCTCCATAGGCAATAAACATATCCGAATTTTAGCAATTGACGGATTACCTTATGAAAGTTGGCCGTCTATGCTGTCCTGCCTTGAAGGCCTTCCTCTGGAGTACCGTTTTTCAAGCCGCTTTATCTGCATGGATCAGTATGAAGCTCTTAAGGAATTGGAGCAGTACCGTAAAACATGGCAACAACAAGTTATTAAGTTTTTTGACCACGTGCTCAACAAAGTTAATCCAAGTCCTAACGAATACGCAAAATCCATGATGGAAGATGCCAAAGAAGCAATTACAATCCTGCAATCAGGAGATGTTTCTGCCGGATTTTATACAGCTTGTATTGTTCTTCTTGGTGAAAATCTAGAAGAGCTTGAAGAATACATCAGGTTGTTAGGCCAGCTCGTTAAAAGTGAAAATTTCAGCTGTAGAACAGAAACTACCAATGCTATGGAAGCATGGCTCGGGACACACCCCGGAAATGGAGTAGCAAATATTCGTCGGCCGATTATTAATTCTTTGAATCTAGCTGATATGCTTCCGCTGGCAACAATCTGGCCCGGCAGAGAATTTAATCCTTCTCCCATGTTCCCGCCATCCTCTCCGGCCCTGATGCATTGCGCCACCGAGGGGTCAACTCCATTCAGACTTAATCTTCATACCGGAGATCTTGGCCATACTCTTATTTTCGGTCCTACCGGATCGGGTAAATCAACTCTTCTGGGAATCTTAGAAGCTCAATTCAGACGCTATAAAAGCTCGACCATTTTTGCCTTTGACAAAGGCATGTCCATGTATCCGCTATGCGCAGCAACAGGCGGAGCACATTACGAAATTGCAGGTGAGGACTCGGCTCTATCATTCGCACCTCTTTCATATATTGATTCCGATGCAGAACAAAGCTGGGCTGAAGAATGGATTGAAACACTGGTCCGGCTTCAAGGATTTACGGTCCTTCCTGCTCATCGAAATGCGATACATCAAGCAGCAAATTTGCTTAGAAAAAACCCTGTAGACATGCGCTCCCTTACAGATTTTTACCACCTTTTGCAGAATGAACAACTGCGTGAAGCTCTAAAGCATTACACCGAAGCGGGAGCCATGGGCTATTTACTGGATGCCAAAACTGATAATCTGGACATGGATAATTTCATGGTTTTTGAAACCGAAGAGCTCATGAATCTTGGAGATAAAAATCTTATCCCGGTCCTGCTTTATCTTTTCCACCGCATACAGAAAGCCTTGAAAGGACAACCGGCAATGCTCGTGCTGGATGAAGCATGGATCATGCTCGGTCATGATGTTTTTCGTGAACAGATAAGGGAATGGCTCAAAGTTTTGCGTAAAGCAAATTGCGCGGTTGTTCTGGCTACTCAATCTTTATCAGACGCCTCCCGTTCAGGAATTCTGGATGTTCTTGTGGAGTCATGCCCGACCAAAATTTTCCTAGCGAACGAAAGTGCTGCTCAAGAAGTACAGCGGAAACTGTATCAAAATCTCGGCCTTAACTCTACCCAGATACAGATCATAGCCTCAGCTATACCCAAACAAGACTACTACATAGTTTCCCCGGAAGGCCGCAGGCTAATTGATTTAGCACTGGGACCAGTTGCCCTGTCCTTTGTCGGATCTTCTGACAAAGTCAGCATTTCACGCATTAAGGAACTGGTCAAAAAATACGGCGATAACTGGCCGGAAAAATGGTTGGAAGAAAGACAAGGGGATTTCAGATGA
- a CDS encoding MerR family transcriptional regulator, with the protein MSRQNESKIYKIGQAAKLVGLKSYVLRFWEGEFEQLEPIRTPSGQRLYNEEHVQLIARIKMLLHDEGLTIEGARKRLDSFDPQSDAEMTAELLEKFPAEQLPLFGMDNKSEGSFDTAILKEIHAELLVVRKLLD; encoded by the coding sequence ATGAGTCGGCAGAATGAATCAAAAATATACAAAATAGGTCAGGCGGCAAAACTTGTCGGCTTGAAATCTTACGTGCTGCGTTTCTGGGAAGGGGAATTTGAGCAGCTTGAGCCTATTCGCACGCCGTCAGGTCAGCGTCTTTATAATGAAGAACACGTTCAGCTTATCGCTCGCATCAAGATGCTTCTGCATGATGAGGGCCTTACAATTGAAGGTGCTCGAAAACGGCTGGATTCATTTGATCCGCAGAGTGATGCGGAAATGACAGCTGAACTTCTTGAAAAATTTCCTGCCGAGCAATTGCCTTTGTTTGGGATGGATAATAAATCCGAAGGTTCTTTTGATACAGCAATTCTTAAGGAAATCCACGCTGAATTGCTTGTTGTAAGAAAACTACTCGATTAA
- the trbJ gene encoding P-type conjugative transfer protein TrbJ, translating into MKKLTLTLILLISFFVSASPASAMVVTCTNCSDRFLQALERATSIEQLEGMWKTYAEEMMQTQQQIMMVKQNIERYVNMVKNTVRLPFSIKNTVMRDFKNLASLSKNLATTMGELDVMDGIYDSYYPSFSYAKELVGLPAGDINPKYYEYYSKWSKRVDKATKATFKVSGQQLKEISESDEFDSYIEDLLSTPEGRMQALEAANQLTGVQISEMRKLRALMATHIQNQAQVEQKKEKIEQVKDLNSKRFFENNLADQAKKILSEGN; encoded by the coding sequence ATGAAAAAATTAACTCTAACTCTCATACTTCTTATTTCATTTTTTGTTTCTGCCTCGCCAGCTTCAGCAATGGTCGTGACTTGTACCAACTGTAGCGACAGATTTTTGCAAGCTTTAGAGCGAGCAACCAGCATCGAACAACTTGAAGGTATGTGGAAAACTTATGCTGAAGAAATGATGCAGACGCAGCAACAAATCATGATGGTGAAGCAAAATATTGAGCGATACGTCAACATGGTAAAGAACACCGTTCGGCTGCCATTCTCCATCAAAAATACAGTAATGCGAGATTTCAAAAACCTTGCATCTCTATCTAAAAATCTCGCCACAACCATGGGCGAACTCGATGTCATGGATGGAATATATGACTCTTATTACCCAAGCTTCAGCTACGCTAAAGAGCTGGTTGGGCTCCCTGCCGGAGATATTAACCCCAAATATTACGAATATTATTCCAAGTGGTCAAAGAGAGTCGATAAAGCGACCAAAGCGACTTTTAAAGTGTCTGGCCAGCAATTGAAAGAGATCAGTGAATCTGATGAATTTGACTCATATATAGAAGACCTTCTCAGTACTCCTGAAGGCCGCATGCAGGCATTAGAGGCAGCAAATCAACTCACTGGAGTTCAGATTTCAGAAATGCGCAAACTCCGTGCGCTCATGGCTACACATATTCAGAATCAGGCTCAGGTTGAGCAAAAAAAAGAGAAGATTGAGCAGGTTAAAGACCTTAATAGCAAAAGATTTTTTGAAAATAATCTAGCAGATCAGGCCAAAAAAATTTTGAGTGAAGGTAACTAA
- a CDS encoding DNA-binding protein codes for MEPTSKFIPTAKAAEYISYSRRQLLRYVEEFSIPTYGPRKNRFNKDDLDQFMANPFFFKQKKKQIPLRKKRGFTPISIDREC; via the coding sequence ATGGAACCTACATCAAAATTTATACCTACTGCAAAAGCCGCAGAATATATTAGCTACTCAAGAAGGCAGCTTCTTCGATATGTGGAGGAGTTTTCCATTCCTACCTATGGTCCACGCAAAAATAGATTTAACAAAGATGATTTAGATCAGTTCATGGCCAATCCTTTTTTCTTTAAGCAGAAAAAGAAACAGATTCCTTTGCGCAAAAAACGGGGATTTACACCTATATCTATAGATCGTGAGTGCTAG
- a CDS encoding site-specific integrase encodes MGIGITKDGRYYIQYRIKERKSPVREYFGRGKDALSSAKIRDAEIALQKAHGEELHQGKGIYFDELAQLYIRDAKARNVSKAFLKDWVNILNKTVLPALTHTPVEKITYSDLLALAENQWSDVSVATRNRYLGYISAIFNFGIEHEITANNPLKKWKKAREEKRDLQLNVEDLKLLIKVAAPHLGWAIEVEWMCGARTGRSELLSLRWSDHDYENSTLHVRGTKTATSNRLIPLNPTDNNKLKEKRELNPSSKFIIEYRNKPLKKIRRSFNTAVEKAEINYPVRMYDIRHLWATELLRNGADLAAVSAMLGHASIRTTQQKYYHLMQGEKAKAVNLKPTL; translated from the coding sequence GTGGGCATTGGAATAACCAAAGATGGACGCTACTACATACAGTACCGAATAAAAGAGCGTAAGAGTCCCGTTCGTGAATATTTTGGACGAGGAAAGGATGCTTTAAGTTCCGCAAAAATACGAGATGCGGAAATAGCCCTACAAAAAGCGCACGGCGAAGAGCTTCATCAGGGAAAGGGTATTTATTTTGATGAACTCGCACAGCTTTATATTAGAGATGCGAAAGCAAGAAATGTCAGTAAGGCTTTTTTAAAAGACTGGGTAAACATATTAAACAAAACTGTTTTGCCAGCTTTAACACATACTCCCGTAGAAAAAATAACTTATAGTGATCTTCTAGCTCTTGCAGAGAATCAGTGGTCTGATGTCTCCGTTGCTACGCGCAATAGGTATTTAGGTTACATCAGTGCTATTTTTAACTTCGGTATAGAGCATGAAATCACAGCCAATAATCCTCTGAAAAAGTGGAAAAAAGCACGAGAAGAAAAAAGGGATCTACAGCTCAATGTAGAGGATCTTAAGTTGTTAATAAAAGTGGCTGCGCCGCATCTAGGTTGGGCAATTGAAGTTGAATGGATGTGTGGAGCTAGAACGGGAAGGTCGGAACTGCTATCGTTACGATGGTCGGATCACGACTATGAGAACTCTACTCTACATGTCAGAGGGACAAAAACGGCAACGTCAAACCGTTTAATACCACTTAATCCAACCGATAATAATAAGTTAAAAGAAAAGAGAGAGTTAAATCCTTCATCCAAGTTTATAATTGAATATCGAAACAAGCCTCTAAAGAAAATAAGAAGAAGTTTTAATACTGCTGTAGAAAAAGCAGAGATTAATTATCCGGTACGGATGTATGACATAAGGCACCTATGGGCAACAGAGCTGCTTAGAAATGGAGCGGATCTTGCCGCTGTCTCTGCCATGCTTGGCCATGCCAGTATTCGCACAACTCAACAAAAATATTACCACTTGATGCAAGGTGAAAAAGCTAAAGCTGTTAATTTGAAGCCAACGTTGTGA
- a CDS encoding AsmA family protein, translated as MSKPIKIIGIVVASLVVVVVAAMVLATIFINPNDYKDEISKIVRDKTGRELTFDGDIKLSVFPWVGVTTSGVTLSNAPGFSEKNMFSLKSADVSLKLLPLLSGDVQLMRVDVENLVLNLMRNKAGVTNWDDLVGKEGEKTKPESSADDAKSDLNITLGGLLIENAQIVWDDRKDNVRQAVDDCDISIDEFAPGEPFNFKVHVLLSSTKPEIVADTTTSGIATLSSDFKSFSVKDLKVLLDAKGAAVPGNKGQVKLSGDAALNLAAGTADVGNLILEAYDMKAEASFKGSGLGGDNLKFTGDMSVPGFNLKSTLEQMGIEVKTSSDKALTAVGLNFAVAGTAKSVAISNLLINLDETTIKGAASFANPDRPDVKLAVDVDKFNLDSYLPPDESGKADKKETKDVKSEKKGELFPVEFLRKLTLKADLSVKQLIAGKANLTNVIVVARAKGGVLTIKPLSLNAAKGAFTSTAVLNVTGVVPTMTFNGALTGLDGEALSQEMTGKDSFSGKMGFTTNLASRGNDVKVIIANLNGNLGFKVLDGYVSGFDILFLAGDAFSILTGGVIGHRNNNRTEFGEVSATAKIDKGVAVNKDLVLKSPLLRADGAGKMDLNTMTLDYALDAKIVGSLEGQGGKSSKDLVGLTVPVNITGAVADPSIMVDLPRFAVILAKSGFSIVGNVLEGVQNTLEGIGKTFTGKSGEKSTTEPDKNPVKKIGDTIKSLF; from the coding sequence ATGAGTAAACCGATTAAAATAATTGGGATAGTGGTCGCGAGTCTAGTTGTTGTCGTTGTTGCCGCAATGGTGCTAGCGACAATTTTTATTAACCCTAATGATTACAAAGATGAAATTTCTAAAATCGTGCGCGATAAAACAGGGCGCGAACTTACTTTTGACGGGGATATCAAACTGTCGGTTTTCCCTTGGGTAGGAGTGACGACTTCAGGTGTGACTCTTTCAAATGCTCCGGGTTTTTCGGAGAAGAATATGTTCAGCCTTAAATCCGCAGATGTAAGCCTTAAGTTGCTTCCTCTTCTTTCGGGAGATGTGCAATTAATGCGGGTTGACGTTGAGAATCTGGTTCTAAATCTTATGCGTAATAAAGCCGGAGTAACTAACTGGGACGACTTGGTTGGTAAAGAAGGCGAGAAAACAAAGCCGGAATCTTCCGCTGATGACGCCAAGAGTGATCTTAATATTACTCTGGGTGGTCTTCTTATCGAAAATGCCCAAATTGTATGGGATGACCGTAAGGATAATGTCAGGCAGGCAGTTGATGATTGTGATATTTCAATTGATGAATTTGCTCCCGGAGAGCCGTTTAATTTTAAAGTGCACGTGCTCCTGTCTTCAACAAAGCCGGAAATTGTAGCTGATACCACCACATCAGGGATTGCAACCCTGTCGTCAGATTTTAAATCTTTCTCTGTTAAGGATTTGAAGGTTCTTCTGGATGCAAAGGGAGCAGCTGTTCCCGGTAATAAAGGTCAGGTTAAACTTTCCGGAGACGCAGCACTTAATCTTGCTGCCGGAACTGCTGACGTTGGTAATCTTATTCTGGAAGCTTATGATATGAAAGCTGAAGCCTCTTTCAAGGGCTCAGGGCTGGGCGGAGACAATCTTAAATTTACTGGTGACATGAGTGTTCCCGGATTTAATTTGAAAAGCACTCTCGAGCAGATGGGAATTGAAGTTAAAACTTCCAGTGATAAGGCATTAACGGCTGTCGGTCTTAATTTCGCCGTAGCTGGAACGGCAAAGTCCGTTGCCATTTCAAATTTACTGATCAATCTGGATGAAACAACTATCAAGGGAGCGGCTTCGTTTGCCAACCCTGATCGTCCTGATGTTAAGTTAGCTGTAGATGTAGATAAATTTAATCTTGATAGCTACCTGCCTCCGGATGAGTCTGGCAAAGCTGATAAAAAAGAGACAAAGGATGTAAAATCCGAGAAAAAAGGTGAGTTGTTTCCTGTTGAGTTTTTACGCAAGTTGACTTTGAAAGCTGATCTTAGTGTTAAGCAGTTGATAGCCGGAAAGGCTAATTTGACTAATGTTATTGTTGTTGCCCGCGCAAAGGGCGGAGTTTTGACCATCAAACCGCTCTCTCTGAATGCAGCCAAAGGCGCGTTTACTTCTACAGCCGTTTTGAATGTGACCGGAGTTGTTCCGACAATGACATTTAACGGTGCGCTTACCGGACTTGACGGTGAGGCTCTTTCACAAGAAATGACAGGAAAAGACAGTTTCTCCGGTAAAATGGGATTTACTACCAACCTTGCAAGCAGAGGGAATGACGTTAAAGTTATTATTGCTAATCTGAATGGGAATCTTGGGTTCAAAGTTCTGGACGGGTATGTGTCCGGTTTTGATATCCTGTTTCTGGCAGGAGATGCTTTTTCGATCCTCACAGGCGGGGTGATTGGTCATAGAAATAATAACAGAACAGAGTTTGGCGAAGTTTCCGCGACAGCGAAGATTGATAAAGGTGTTGCCGTCAACAAGGATTTAGTACTCAAATCTCCTCTGCTTAGAGCCGATGGGGCCGGTAAAATGGATCTTAATACGATGACTTTGGATTATGCACTTGATGCTAAAATCGTAGGTTCTCTTGAAGGACAGGGTGGGAAAAGCAGTAAGGACCTTGTGGGGCTGACAGTTCCTGTCAATATTACCGGTGCGGTCGCGGACCCTTCAATTATGGTCGATTTACCACGCTTTGCAGTAATTCTTGCAAAGTCCGGTTTTAGTATTGTCGGCAATGTGCTTGAAGGAGTCCAGAACACATTGGAAGGTATTGGTAAGACTTTTACCGGTAAGAGTGGAGAGAAATCTACAACCGAACCTGATAAAAATCCTGTAAAAAAAATAGGTGATACCATTAAAAGCCTATTTTAA
- a CDS encoding TraK family protein, producing the protein MKRNERGFAKVEFLANIAKIRDLVSKGYSKKAVYRKLKDAGSLSVSYSHFCRFDLSGNISKKDDFTPGVPTSRTVSALIPAIPAENSGDGSITQQANSNSKFVHENNVTEKDLAEKLVG; encoded by the coding sequence ATGAAAAGAAATGAAAGAGGCTTCGCTAAAGTAGAATTTTTAGCAAATATTGCTAAAATCCGAGATTTGGTAAGCAAGGGATATTCGAAAAAAGCTGTTTATAGAAAGCTTAAGGACGCAGGTTCTTTGTCTGTAAGTTATTCCCATTTCTGCCGTTTTGACCTGTCTGGGAATATTTCAAAAAAAGATGATTTTACCCCAGGTGTACCCACCTCCAGAACCGTCTCCGCTCTAATCCCTGCAATCCCCGCTGAAAATAGCGGAGACGGTTCAATCACCCAGCAAGCAAACAGCAATTCAAAATTTGTTCATGAAAATAACGTAACTGAAAAAGACCTTGCTGAAAAATTGGTCGGTTAA
- a CDS encoding helix-turn-helix transcriptional regulator: MKTNKNFDFIWTNIKSAVKIEVEQSSLTATSKKLDIVKSMISRWLNDHQEGANLKTIVRIVDRLNLDWEDLVPVRKQEKNSFDSEVGIVLKNMAKSLYVSSSDIQKRSAIPIERIESIFKGEFITIEELSKLCSALGCSPDTVINSAKKIMEHQNLASGTSKKAV, translated from the coding sequence ATGAAAACTAATAAAAATTTTGATTTTATTTGGACAAACATAAAATCAGCTGTAAAAATTGAAGTTGAGCAGTCTAGCCTAACTGCAACTTCAAAAAAACTTGATATTGTAAAATCAATGATTTCCAGATGGTTAAATGATCATCAGGAAGGGGCAAATCTGAAAACGATCGTAAGAATTGTAGATAGGTTAAATTTAGACTGGGAAGACCTTGTCCCTGTTAGGAAGCAAGAAAAGAATTCTTTCGACTCAGAAGTTGGGATTGTCCTAAAAAATATGGCTAAAAGTTTATATGTTAGCAGTAGTGATATTCAAAAAAGATCAGCAATTCCTATAGAAAGAATTGAGAGTATTTTTAAAGGAGAGTTCATTACTATAGAGGAACTCTCAAAGCTGTGCTCTGCATTGGGATGTTCTCCTGATACCGTAATTAACTCTGCAAAAAAAATAATGGAGCACCAGAATTTAGCTTCTGGCACTAGTAAAAAAGCAGTTTAA
- a CDS encoding TrbC/VirB2 family protein, with translation MKISTKLSQFFMLAVLLIPEAAFASGLDEFQGPIDKILGTVSGPVGGAISAIAIAICGITFVQKRADIGEGFKLLLSIVVGICFIALANSLVQSMFTFSGAML, from the coding sequence ATGAAAATAAGTACTAAACTGTCACAATTTTTCATGCTTGCTGTTCTTCTGATTCCAGAAGCAGCTTTTGCAAGTGGCCTTGATGAATTTCAGGGACCAATCGATAAAATTTTGGGTACTGTCTCCGGCCCTGTCGGGGGAGCAATCTCCGCCATAGCTATCGCGATTTGCGGCATAACATTTGTCCAAAAACGTGCAGATATTGGAGAAGGATTCAAACTTCTTTTATCTATTGTGGTGGGAATCTGTTTCATAGCTTTAGCTAACAGCCTCGTGCAATCAATGTTCACTTTCAGCGGAGCTATGCTGTGA
- a CDS encoding conjugal transfer protein TraL: MATINMILQGKGGVGKSLVASLLTQHLLESGKEVHCVDTDPVNATFAGYKSFNVTALDIMNGDDIDPRRFDTLVELMMDLPDDSHMVIDNGAATFVPLASYLADNNVFELLHESGHQINLHTVITGGQALPDTLSGLNSLLKAFDTPIYIWLNGYFGQISLNGKNFEEFKVFTDNTTRFPALIRLPQKKKETFGRDLENLLAVKMSFHDAQESSLPIMTRQRLRMTWNEIRSELEKSNL, translated from the coding sequence ATGGCTACTATTAACATGATTTTACAAGGTAAAGGCGGAGTGGGCAAAAGTCTCGTTGCCAGCCTTCTGACTCAACACCTTCTCGAATCCGGCAAAGAAGTTCACTGTGTTGACACTGACCCGGTCAACGCAACCTTTGCCGGTTACAAAAGTTTCAACGTCACAGCTTTGGATATTATGAACGGTGATGACATTGACCCCAGACGTTTCGACACATTGGTTGAGCTAATGATGGACCTTCCTGACGATTCTCATATGGTTATCGATAATGGAGCGGCCACATTTGTCCCTCTAGCAAGCTACCTTGCAGACAACAATGTTTTTGAACTGCTTCATGAAAGTGGCCACCAGATAAATCTCCATACAGTTATTACTGGCGGTCAAGCCTTGCCGGATACTTTAAGCGGATTGAACTCACTACTGAAAGCTTTTGATACACCTATTTACATCTGGCTTAACGGTTACTTCGGACAAATTAGCCTTAATGGTAAAAATTTTGAAGAGTTCAAAGTCTTTACAGATAACACTACACGATTCCCTGCGCTAATCCGCCTCCCTCAAAAGAAAAAAGAAACCTTTGGACGAGATCTAGAAAACCTTCTGGCCGTCAAGATGTCTTTCCATGACGCACAGGAAAGCTCCCTTCCGATCATGACAAGGCAACGCCTGCGCATGACATGGAATGAAATCAGATCTGAACTTGAAAAAAGCAACCTATAA